TGCTGAATAGTAACCTCAGTAGGCAACCCTTTTTCTTTAGGATTCTGAGTGAACCATTCCTTATAAGGGTTATCTTCAATACGAGTAGCGAAGTCATAACCATAGTCAGCAGATAATTCAAACCACATGGCGAAGCTACGTTCGCTAATTAAGTTAAAAACCTCTGCTTCTTCATAGCAGTAGTCCATCCAATAACTAATTTGCTCTTCTGTCTTATTTTCAAAAGCATGGGCTTTATGTTCTTTTAGCCAATCATATAAGCGATTTTTAAAGCGAAAATCATTGGCTTTACTGAGTGCTTCTGTTTGTGGAGGAAGTAAAAAGTTAATAGCTGTTGTTAGCTTTATAGATTTTTCTGCTTTGGTAAATGTTTGCCATTGTGGTGTTTTATCGTTCTGCCAATGGGGAATAGGTTTTATCACTTGCCATTGTGTAATTGGTCCCATAATTTCGTTATGTACCTGCTCTCCATAACTATTAAGCCAGTGCCAAGTAATTAATGGATCAGCAAAACGAAATAGAGCATGACTGCCTGCTTCATCATCTACTACAAGAAATTGTTGTAAATGTTCGGCTATGGTATTGATATCTTGTGTGCTTTCTATAATGGAAGCAGTAATTGCCCAATCGTATTGGTTTATTTCTTGACGTAAATGAGATTGGTTGAGATTGCCCACTAGAATAGGGCCTATATCATAATTATCATGGTAAGGTGTGCCAATATACAGGGGCATTATTTTTAACCCTTGATAATTAGCATAAAGGTCTTTAATGGCTGTTTGCCTTAAAGCACCATCAATTAGAAGAAATTGATTAATTGCCATTAAGCATTCTCCTTCGCTTGAGCCGCCATTTGTTCACAAATCTCACAACGAGGTTTTAGTTGTAAAAGAGCATGGCGTTGCGCAAAAGGAGCTAGTGTTGGAGGAACAGCTTTTTCAATATTAAGAGGTAATAATGGACTAGCAGCAGTACCTGTCATAGGCGAACCACCTGTTACCATTGGAACAGAGGTAAAAATACCCGCAGGGTTTAATACAATATGCTGCCCGCCTGCTTTTAAAGTTAAAGATAACCCACCATCAATCACTATACTCATACCTGCTTTGATATGTATCTCTTGACCTGCCTCTGTGCTTGAAATAGTGCCAATAGTAGTGTGTTGGCTTTTAGCTACAGTAAGATGGTCATTAGCTAGAATTTGTGTTTTACGGTCTAGTTGCGTAAGGTGATGTTCTTCAGCTTCGTTCTTGGTATAACGATTTTTCTTAATCGTTTCACTGTGTTCATTATTAACTTGTAAATGACTATTGTTATTAACCTGTACGGTATGATTATTTTTAGTGAGTTGCTCAAAATCTTTTTGCGCTTGGATAAAGATTTGCTCATTACCTGCTTTATCTTCTATCCTAAGTTCATTAGAGCCAACACCCCCTTTAGAGGAACTGGTTTTAAAAACACTTTTGGTTTTATGGGCTGGTAACTCATAAGGAACTTTGTTAACCCCATTATGTAAACAACCCGTGATAATAGGCTGGTCAGGGTCACCTTCTAAATAATCGATCATTACTTCCATACCGACACGCGGTATGGTTACTGCACCATAACCATCATGTGCCCAACTAGAAGTAACACGGATCCAACAACTTGAACGCTCGTTATAATTACCCTCACGATCCCAATGAAACTGTACTTTAACACGACCATAATCATCACAATAAATTTCTTCACCTGATGGGCCTGTTACAATAGCGGTTTGACTCCCTAACACCTTAGGTTTAGGATGCAAACGAACAGGCCGCCATACTACTTCCCTTGGTGTCGCCACAAACGCATTACGATAACCTTGATTAAAGTTACTGGATGTAAATTGCAGTTGGTTGTTATTTAGTTCAGGAGAATTAATAATGACTTCAATTTTTGATGGCACAATGCTAGCCGCTGATGCCTCTCCACCAAAAGCCTCTAACACTTGTGGTTGTTTACCTTGGTGGCGGATAGTATTGACTAGCCAAGGGTCTTCTGTATCAGTACTGGGATGTTTATCAACGGTTAGGTAATAACCACTATGTAGGCAAGTAACGTCACTCTGTCCTTCAGCAATGAGATGATTGGTTCTTAAGCGTTCAATTTCGATATTAGCTAATTGTTCACCTCGTTTATTATCTACAAAGTGACCAGGGTAATCATAATATTCTAATGCAGGCTCAACCGCTTCATTGGCCTTTTTACTTTGTTTACCTTCAGCACTACCTGTAGGAATTTTGGCGCGTTTAAAATTATAGTCTCGCCAAGAGGCACTTTGGGTACGACTAGCCAAGCTAACGTCAAATTGTTTAATAACCTGTTTATCTGCCACAAAACCTGTATCAGATACATAACTAATGGCTTCAGCTAGAGAAGGAAAGATAGGCTGAGAATCACCGAATACCATCAAGTGCTGGGTAGAGTTATGCTCAAAATGAAAATGGATGCCTTCCTCCTCGCATAGACGATGGATAAAATGAGCAGTTGATTCATCGTATTGCACACAATACTCACGCTCAGGATAAGGCGTAGGGCCTAACCTAAACTCATGATGACTGCCCTCTAAAATACCAAACTCAGCTAAAACTTGACTAATAATTTGCGGTACAGTTTTATTTTGGAAAATTCGCTGATCAACATTCCTTTCCAATTGTTTAAAGCGAGGTACTAATATAATTTGGAATATAGCGTAGTGATTACTGATAGAGCCACGTTTAACGGAATCAATAATCCCATGGATTCCATTCTGCCCCTCTGGGTCGAATGCTAAAAAAGCGGGTTTATTGAGTAACTGAGTAATATCGTAGCGAATATGGTCATTAACTAAATTTATTTCAAACGCATAAGAATAGTTTAATGATTCAATACCCTCAAAGCTTAATACTTGTAGCCGAGTATTCTCGAGTCCATCTATAGTGATAGAAAAATGTGTTGTATTAGCAGGGTCAAACATAATCCATAGTCCTTGTAATAACCACTTATTTTTATTAGATTCCCACTTTTTTTAGGCAAAAAAATACCCATTTTCATTATTTAAAGTAACAATGAAATTAAAGTAAAAATTTATTCAAACGTTAAGTACAAGATCTTAAAAAACACCTTGAAGCATTTCCAAAATCTTAGAAGAGAAAAACAATTGACGACAAACCTAATTGCTAAAGCATCCCTTTATCAAGCATCTTACATTTTAATTAAGATTACTTTTATTCAGCAATTAGCATGCCATATAAATTAAAACATAATTATTTCAAACAGTTATAACCAACAAACATAAAAAAGTGTGATCTGCTTCAAATATTTGCATAAAAATAAAGCGTTTTAAAAATGACAATTAAATCTGTTGTATGACAAAAAACGTCACTTAATAACACAATTTTAATTTGTTACATGTAATCTTTATGGTTGTTATATGTGAAAATATGCCTAGTTATTTTTAGTGGAGTTACTTGAGCATTTATGCGCAAGTAAT
This portion of the Entomomonas sp. E2T0 genome encodes:
- the tssI gene encoding type VI secretion system tip protein TssI/VgrG yields the protein MFDPANTTHFSITIDGLENTRLQVLSFEGIESLNYSYAFEINLVNDHIRYDITQLLNKPAFLAFDPEGQNGIHGIIDSVKRGSISNHYAIFQIILVPRFKQLERNVDQRIFQNKTVPQIISQVLAEFGILEGSHHEFRLGPTPYPEREYCVQYDESTAHFIHRLCEEEGIHFHFEHNSTQHLMVFGDSQPIFPSLAEAISYVSDTGFVADKQVIKQFDVSLASRTQSASWRDYNFKRAKIPTGSAEGKQSKKANEAVEPALEYYDYPGHFVDNKRGEQLANIEIERLRTNHLIAEGQSDVTCLHSGYYLTVDKHPSTDTEDPWLVNTIRHQGKQPQVLEAFGGEASAASIVPSKIEVIINSPELNNNQLQFTSSNFNQGYRNAFVATPREVVWRPVRLHPKPKVLGSQTAIVTGPSGEEIYCDDYGRVKVQFHWDREGNYNERSSCWIRVTSSWAHDGYGAVTIPRVGMEVMIDYLEGDPDQPIITGCLHNGVNKVPYELPAHKTKSVFKTSSSKGGVGSNELRIEDKAGNEQIFIQAQKDFEQLTKNNHTVQVNNNSHLQVNNEHSETIKKNRYTKNEAEEHHLTQLDRKTQILANDHLTVAKSQHTTIGTISSTEAGQEIHIKAGMSIVIDGGLSLTLKAGGQHIVLNPAGIFTSVPMVTGGSPMTGTAASPLLPLNIEKAVPPTLAPFAQRHALLQLKPRCEICEQMAAQAKENA
- a CDS encoding DUF4123 domain-containing protein; protein product: MAINQFLLIDGALRQTAIKDLYANYQGLKIMPLYIGTPYHDNYDIGPILVGNLNQSHLRQEINQYDWAITASIIESTQDINTIAEHLQQFLVVDDEAGSHALFRFADPLITWHWLNSYGEQVHNEIMGPITQWQVIKPIPHWQNDKTPQWQTFTKAEKSIKLTTAINFLLPPQTEALSKANDFRFKNRLYDWLKEHKAHAFENKTEEQISYWMDYCYEEAEVFNLISERSFAMWFELSADYGYDFATRIEDNPYKEWFTQNPKEKGLPTEVTIQHFYQSLIQQLSNSVTGV